AACTGAGAATCGCTCTTTTTCAAACAACTCAAGGCTTCGGGATGTGGTGGGACCTATGCCAAAGCATTTTCCGGTGCTGCTCAGGTAACCTTCCCTGTACCATTTAAGATACCTTTCAAGCTGATCCTCCTGATCAAATCCCATTTTTTCAATAAGGCTTTCTGCAAGGCATAGTGCCTGGGAGGTATCATCTGTCCATTCTCCCGGATTCAGGTTAAATGACCCACCACCGGTCATATCAAGGATCGGATCAAAGTTACCAGGTGGTTTTGACTCAACCGGTGCACCAAGAGCATCACCAGTTGCAAGTCCCAGCAGGGAGCCAAGATATCTTGTTTCCATTTTCATAGAATCATCTATATTCAGGATTTGGATGATCGAATCTGCATCCTGCATCCCATTTAGATCTCTGGTTCCCGTGTGCAGGAATACCACCCAGGTCCTTCAGAATCCGGGCCATATGCATAAGGTTCCATGTCATAAAGGTTGTGTTCCTATTTGTAAAATCATTTTCCGGACCACCTGAACCTTCATCCAGATAGGAGGGTCCCGGACCAATCTCACCAATCCAGGCCGCATCTGACTGTGGAGGTATCACATATCCCAAATGCTGCAGAGAGTACAGAATGTTCATTGCACAGTGCTTTGCACCATCCTCATTACCAGTAATAACAGTACCTCCAGCCCTACCATAGTAAATGTACTGCCCATTTTCATTCAATTCACCTGATGAGGAATACAGTCTCTCCACAACCCGGGTACAGACAGAAGATTTATCCCCAAGCCAGATTGGTGTTCCCATGATCAGAATATCAGCATCCATTACCTTTTTGAAAATCTGCGGCCATTCATCAACCTCCCACCCATATTCCTTCATATCTGGATAAACCCCTGGAGCAATCTGATAATCAACCGGTCTTAATATTTCAACCAGGACTCCGTTTTTCTCCATAATTGCCTTTGATTTATTCAGAAGACCTTCAGTATGTGACAGTTCAGGTGATCTTTTCAGAGTACAGTTCAGGAACAGAGCTTTTAGATCATTGAATTTCATATTCATGCCACTTCTTTATTTGGATGATGACGCCTGGAAGGCAATTTCCTCATAGGGCTGAATAACTACAAAACCCTCGCCTCTGAATTTCATCTGTATCGTTTCACCACTTGCTCTTCCAAGAAGTGTTTTCATAGAGATATCAGTTTTCAGCTCCGGCATCAGATTACCAGACCATGCAACTGTGGCAGTGGGGTCTGTGAATACAGATTCATTACCTGTAACTCTCAGAGTAAGAGGATCATAATGGGTTGTAATGGCAACCATGCCCGTACCTTCAAGCCTTACATTAAAAAGGCCGCCGGATACCATACC
Above is a genomic segment from Methanosalsum zhilinae DSM 4017 containing:
- a CDS encoding flavodoxin family protein, whose amino-acid sequence is MKFNDLKALFLNCTLKRSPELSHTEGLLNKSKAIMEKNGVLVEILRPVDYQIAPGVYPDMKEYGWEVDEWPQIFKKVMDADILIMGTPIWLGDKSSVCTRVVERLYSSSGELNENGQYIYYGRAGGTVITGNEDGAKHCAMNILYSLQHLGYVIPPQSDAAWIGEIGPGPSYLDEGSGGPENDFTNRNTTFMTWNLMHMARILKDLGGIPAHGNQRSKWDAGCRFDHPNPEYR